Part of the Chaetodon trifascialis isolate fChaTrf1 chromosome 1, fChaTrf1.hap1, whole genome shotgun sequence genome, TTATCTTTTCGGCGTACTTGCCAATTAATTATATTCTGAATGATTCTGCAGCAGCTATTTATTCTGAGAGGTTTTAATCACACCTTTAGGGAAGATTGTTTTAAAGTGATTTTTCTCCGGGGCTGGTTATCTTCTAAAATATGCATCTCATGATTTAACCCAGAGTAGCCATTTTGAATCCATTGATCTCTTTTTCtactatgttttttttttcttttctttttcatttccagtaCAAAAAACAGTGGCGCTTGCTGAGAGAGGTTGTCATGGTGATGACATGCATACAAAAGTGCAGCTGCTCATCCTTTTATCTACCTCTCATATCATTCAGCAAGGGTCCATATGCTGTTATAGGGGCTGTTAAATGATTATAGTGGTCAAATTATATGTAGGTCAGATATGAAAATGCTTCTCTGGAACAATTTAGGAGGATAGGTATGTAAGTCACATTTATGTTTTAGAGGAGAAACAAGCAATTGCAATTCAGAAACTGTAAAGCTGCTGTATAAATTCTAATCTCCTGAACCTCCTATCTCTCTTGAAATTTATTGCCTTTAGGATCAGCATTCATGGGCAGGCACACCTGGGCTTAAAACCtgttattgaaaataaaatgggaAGGATTGTCCATAGATCTTGTTGACCAGCGTTGAAGTGCTAAATCAACTTCAAATTGTTAGGGGCATTTGTTTTGTGACTCTATCAGGGGTGAAGACCTTTTTATTCTTAAGTTTGCATCACTGACAATCAAAGTGTTTCCTTGTTTTGAGGGCGAGATtctgcacacaaaacaaatggaTTTTAATTTAACGACTAGTGCTGGAAAGCCTCCTCAGAAGGCGTtattcataaacatgcacagctAAATGTGATTTAAATTGCAAAAGCAtgctcagagagaaagaaaggaaaatagaaaatggGCAGAGAATGAAGAGTTTCAAACCAATACCTGCCAACATTCTGCTCCAAAGCATGGAGAAAGATTGGTATGTCAGACACTGCACTGAGCCAGAAGCTTAATTCATCTCGGATGGCCAGGGCAGGTGAAGCACATTTGGCTTATCGCGGTAGTTTCAGCCAGGAAGCACTACACTGGATTGGACACCAACCCAAGAACGTTGATCTCAGAGAAAGTGCCCTCCAAAGGAACAAAGCTGAGGTGGCTGCAGAATAAGGAGTGCGTGCTGCATCGCTTTGTGTGATGTACATTAGTGCCTAGTGCCATTAGGCTTTGATTAGCCCCAGTTTAAGCAGGGTGCTAATTTGAAAATCTAATAGCTACAGCCTCAGACTTGAGCCACAAAATCTTACTGACTTCCCAGCTTGGTGTGAGGTGTGTAAACAACAGATAATGGGCTAATGTGGCATCAAAATTGCTTCCATAAACAATTTTCTTATATTCTGGATGCTTAGAGTTTGCATTTTTAGATGAACCTTAATGTGGAACTCTGGACCGATTTGTTACTATTAGTATTGACTAATTGTTGCTCAGTCTCATCAACATTATTCATTGTGCATCTTCCCTTTCAAAGGGTTTATATTGCATCCAGAAAGTATAAAGTTTCTCCTAAAGTGAAACATTATGGTTGCTGTGGCCCCTCCAGTGCGCACACAAAATGATTCTTTCCACTTAGCTTGATGTTGTATTCACTACAACTTGAAAACTCAGAAAACTTTAAAAGGATAAACTCGGAGCTTTGTGCATTCAAGTGTTCAACTTTAAGAAAATCATGCAGGCAGCATTAAGTTGCTAGTGCTTCCAAAGCACGGCGAACTGCTGAAAACCATTAGCAGCTATCTGACACTGCGGCTGCAAGAATGTGATGGAAACTATACactaaagagaaagaaaaggttaTCTAATTGTGCCAGAAGGCGGCTCGTTATTATAAGGCTGCCACTTCACTGGCACTAAATTGTGAATCCTTTTCATGTAGAATGTAACAGAAATGTTACAGAAGAAAATTGTGTTCATTGCAAATTGTCTCCTCTGGCTATAAAGAAAAGACTCGCTCGTGGGAATGATGGAGGATTTTCCTTCATACAGCTGATTCATTTTACATGGAGCTCGATGTTGCTTCAGTCCTGCCTTAGGATGTAGTCTGAAGTGATCAACATGAAGTCGGATGGAGTTTATAGGAGCAATATCTTTGGCATAACCAAAGAcaatcattttaatgctgtctGTTTAGTGTTACGACGTGTTGCTTTCAGGTTGTCACAGTCCATCGACCCCTTCACTTGTGTTCAAAGTGTTTTGTTGATATCATTCTGTcatctctgcctttttttttttatttggaagATCTGCAGTGACACCTTGTATGTTCAGCAGCTGTGGAGGGAGGAGGTAGAATGTATCCCATCTCCATTAACTTAAGGGCTGAATCAGATctgcgtgcgtctgtgtgtgcgcatgcttGTTCAAATATAAATGAAACACTTTGTGATGGAGGGGGGCAGGCAGTGGGGCGGTTAGCGGAGCAGCCTTCGATGACTCTGTTGACCTCCTCCCGCCTCTTGGTGAGGTTCCTGGCCTGTGGCTGCACACAGTACCTTACAGATTTGTGACCTATGAATAATGTACAAGAATGACTATCTTCACATGGGACATAACTCTAAAATAAGGCCTATTTTTGTACTATATGAATGGTGCAGTGTAATTTTCTTGtaatttaaagatttttttgcttttgtttttctcctttttatttaattgaTGTCAATTATAGATTCTACTAAAAATAAAGATCTATGCaaatttgaatgtgtttttattaactCCAATGCACTTAAATATAATAGATATAGCTTTATGTAGATGTAGGTCAGTGTATAAAAACTGCACAACGGTGGAAGCAGTACTCAGATTCCTTGCATAAAAGTACCAGAAGAACAATGTATTATGAGCAGTGCAGACGTTTTATTAACAAACATACTTAAAATATCTGCACTAAAAGTGCCCAGTCTGCAGAAAATTGGCCCCTGTGACGTGTGCATATGTTACGTTATCATACCGTTAAACAGCTTCATACTGTTATAGCTGGATGAAGTTTTACTTACTTCATATGCAGTGAGGTAGAGTTTAGTCTGTTATCCATTGGTCTCTAACCTAGAGGCCACAAAATACATCTGAAGAGTCACAAGATGACTTATGGAAGACCaccgcagaagaagaagaagaagaagaagaagaagaagaaaaagttcTGCTGCACAAAATTGTATTCACTTTTGGACTCCTCTTTAATCTTTCTATGGACATTTTTATGAAATactacattaaaataaataaataaataaataaatcagcagaAGTCTAGAGGACAAATGTCTCTCTTATTGTAGAAAGATGCTCCAAGAAGAAAACTGCTTGTTAGCCATGCTGGCAGCATCTACaatgtaaacacaaagcacagataTGTATGATATTGAGGCACTTGTGCATtacatgtgtatttttatttgataCTTATTTAACAGATTAGGATTTTACATATTGCACATGTTCAGTGAACACAATCTGTTTATTAGTATTTCACCCATTTTTTTTATACACAAAGTATTCTCTGAAGTAAATAGTTTCTTCTTCGGGTATTTTTATTAGCGTTctgctttcttcttttcatttgagGTTCCAGACGCACCACCAGACGCACTGTGGTAGAGTCTACACTAAGGTACCCGTGTAGAAATACTGCACGTacatacaagtaaaagtcctgcattgaaaatgttactgaaaagtacaaaatcattaaaatacacttaaaagcacaaaaagaggAAGTATTCAATTATGCaaaatggcccatttcagaatacTGTATTATAAGCACTGATGCTTTAATCTGtccatcactttaatgttgcagctggtgaagGCGAGGCTGTATTTAATGTCTTCATATACTGCTGAGTAGTTTGTGAATTTCCCTCCAGGATCAACTAAGTCTTCACCTCtaatgtgtgtgaaagctgGAGGCTGCTAGCTGCTCCTCCCACCTATGGCTGCTGCAAGCTCCTGCTGCTACAGCTGCAATTGTTCACATCTTTTCGTGTCACCTATGGATGAAATTGTATCAAATGGTACACACGTGTTCAGCATCCCCACCTCTACGACTTGGCTGCATTTGGTTGCTGTGGAATATTATCTTAAAGCGATATGGCAGTAAGTAGTATAGTTGTGTTTTGTtaatatgttttcatatttcaacAGACCTGTAaaaatataatatgtattaATGTTACTGTAGTGCCTCCTGTGGGTATAATTGTATTTAcaacatttttcaattttttttgcAATCCAATATAGCATTAAAGAGTTATGGCCCATTAAGTACATCGGGTCACACCCTCAAAGATTTGGTACCAAAACAGTGATACCAAAAAAAATTTACCCAAAGGTCTCTTCCGGAGTCATCTAAATATGGTACGTACTGTGAGAGGTGAAGATAAGATGAAAGAGAAGCAAGTTGTACTCCTAACAGAACTTTAAGCTCTGTGATTGAATATTTAATGCCTTGGAGTTGTAGTGAACATCGACCTGAAAATGATCAGATATATGCAGTTCTTAACACTTTTAACTAATGATTTAACTGAGAGACCCTCATGTCCATTCAAGCCATAGAAGTGCTTCATGTTAGTTATGTAATATTGTGAAAGGGAAAAATGAATGGCCCCTCTGGAAGCAGGGCCTCTGACTTGCACTTTCCCCTTCACAGCTCTATTGAGAGCACCTCTGACATGAAAAGTGGCATTACAAAATAAAGTGTGTCCTTGTGAAAAGGGTCTTTGAGATAAATcttaacatgaaataaaaatgtcacagatCAATGCCAGTATGAATTAAAATGAACTCACCTGGTAAGttatgattatgatgatgattttcatctagtgccatcaAAAGGTCAAAAATTGAATTTGTCGAATACTTGGAGCAAATGCCTGCAAAACCGTTGAAATTTCTTATCAGCCTCAgttaaatgttagcatgctaacacattaaaCTAGGATGGTGGATGTGATAAATGTCcatgcttaacatcagcatggcagcattttcactgtgaacatgttagtGTGcttaacatttagctcaaagcgctgATGTACAGCctcacataaaacaaagagcTTTGAAGCCACCGGTTTTATCTGGTTTGCCTGCTGCTTCTCGTCACAGTGAATGGTTGGCTCTAACATGACTTGTAACTCTTGTATAGATGCTACAGATACTGTACCTAAATTTAAAAGCACAcatttcctctgcaggctgcaaaAGTTGTCAGAGCTGCGCAGCATTGTTCAGCGCGTCTTCTCTCCACTGTGTGTAATGAGTGTATTTGATGATGTATGGCTGGTGTAATTAAGCCAATGAGTTTACAGCAGAGAGGTTGTACCCAACACTAACCAAGTCATAAATACGAGTAATGAAGTGAGACTGAGTTCACAGTGTGgtaaaaatgaaattgaaaaactcttttttattttatgcattAAAACACCATCAGCAGTTTTTACAGACTGTTGCGCTTTAAAAGTGATAAGCTGTTCACTTaaaagaacaacacacacagaagtttgCAACAAACTGGCTACTGCACCAAGTTAAATGGCATTGGGAAATatctttaaatgatttttttccccattttatGTATAGTACCATATTTGGATTAGTAGTAAACTGATTTActtactcaagtaaaatactTTATCTCAAAATTGTGATTTCCTACAGCGGCTGGCTAAATGCACTTCATGCTCCCTTTGCAAAGGCTGAACATTAGTGGCTATAATGTAAGGAGGATAACGTGTTTCCAGCTCAGTGCTCTGTTTCTGGCAGCCTTCAGCttccacctgtctgtgtgtttatctgcattTTATTTGGATATTTTAGACATTTACAATAACAGTAACTTTTAATATGCCTCACAAGTGGCGCCTAAACTGAAAGGAAAATTACAAGTACAAGCACAACTACATTCAAACGGTCATGAGGAAGTGCTGCCTCACTTGAAGCtctgtacattttttttgtgtgtgcagggaaaTGAAACCCCTCTGTGGCCACAGAGGAATAACTACTCTTGGTCACTGGCAGCTGCCTCAGTTCTGCACTACTCGAACAAAGGTGCTTGGACTTACTGCTGACAACAAATCCCTGGAGTTAAGTATTCAGAGATGGGTTTTGGGGAAGACCTGTGGTGCCCCCAGGCACATGCAGCTGTCATGCGGCTGCTGGACTCAGAGCTTCACCTGATGGAGGTCATGAAGAAATGGATGGGTCAGCGGGCAAAGAGTGAGCGGGAGTTTTCAGTGCAGCTGCATCACATGACTGTCATAGCGGAGAAGCTGGACCGGCCTCAGTTCGGTGCAGGACTGGACTACATCAGCCAGCTCAACAAGGTGAGATCCTGTGCAGTAGATCACTCTGCAGCTAAATCATCAGCTGATCGCTGATCACCGTTCACTGTAATGGACGACAGCAACTGCACAATGCACAGTGTGACTTCAGATTAGTTTTCAAAATTAAGGTGAAGTGTTTCCCATATAAAGAATTTCTTTCGGTGGCCCGCTGAAATACAATTGCATccatccaaaaaaaaagaaaaataaggaaTCTGTCCATTTCTTGTAAAAAATTACTTCCCTAATCAGAAGTGTAGCTGGTAAATTTAATGCCTTTctgttgctttcattttcagaggTTTAAAAACCACACTTAGCAGCAGTAGAACAGCTACGGAGCCATTGCGTGCATTTGGGTGCAATGTGGAAGTGTGAAATACGTTCTCAAATCCAAATAAGAAAGTACTCACAGTGTACCAACACTGGGACTACACAACCATCAAATaatgtttcttatttttattcattttaatatttacttatttttatttttttaaagctgcatggATTCAGATGTAGAGATCACTGAGTTACAAGCATCAAGCTGCAAAGTGCTACCTGTAGGTGAACTCCCAGAAAGGTTTGCAAAGGTTTTGAAATTTGCTTCGAATTGATCCTCAATTTGGTGATTTCTTGAATTGTGGCAATAGTAAATACGTCTAAATACATATCAAATAATCATCCTTCATTTTGCAACCCATTAAAGGAAACATTATGACATAaacagaaaagttttttttggggggggggggtcacaaaGACTGGCTAAAATGAATAAGAACAATGATGAAAAGACTTTTGAAAAAATCCAAAAGGTGGACAACGCAGATAAAAGCAGGTTGGACGATGAAATCTTACAAAGTTCTGCACCTCACAGGTCAGGAGCCAAAGTTTCTTTTTAGATAACCACTCAGTGGCTCTGTCCATGACAAAGAACACAATTGTTGGCCCATGGTGTGACCTGTCTCCCTGACCTTTGTCCCCCCGTCTGTCAGTCGTGGGCAGTGCTGGTCTCTCAGACGGACTCTCTCAGTCAGGTGATGAAGAAGCACTCTGAGGATCTGCTGGATGGTCCCATCAGCAAACTGACGCTGCTCATcagagacaagcagcagctgcGTAAAACCTACTCGGAGCAGTGGAACCTGATGAAGCAGGAGATCAACAAGGTTATaaactcatcacacacacacacacacacacacacacacacacacacacacacacacacacacacacacacacacacacacacacacacacacacactatgcagACTATGATGCCAGGGGGCACCTTTGTCCAGTCAGACTTCTACCTGTGGTAAAACTGACTCTTCAGGTGCTGAACTGGGATGACCATTGCACTTTGATGACTTTGTTCCCTTTTCATCTTGTAaatggacacagacagaaaacagacaaaccaagcTACTAGCTAAACAAAAATATTCTTAAAGGCAGACAGTATTGGTGTATAGATGAGTGACTACATATTTACTGTGGTCCATGCACTGATACTGCCTgaagttatatttttattttaagctcCATCCATGTCTCAGTTGTTATGAAgtattgcttttgtttgtcattactgCAACTTGCTTCAGTTTCTGAATGCTTTGGTATTTTAAGATGAAAGTAAACATattaaataacaataatgtGTTCAAAAAAGAGACAGTCGTAGTGGTAGAGGATTCTGATATGTGCCACGATCGTTCATGTAGAAGCTGTTGCTTTAAAATGGATTTGTCGGTTTTTCTTGAGTTTATCATCTTGGCATGCAGATGAACGTTGCAGTGGCAGCTTTATAAATAGACAGCAGTCAAATGAAATGAGGCTCAATAGACTGGAAAGAGTGTGTGCAAATGCATTTTGATGTAATCTCAAACTGGTGgctgctctgcactgttttTATTACCCAATTATGTCAGGCAAATGATGTGTTCATTTCCAGTGATCCATACTGGGTCGCAGTTTGGCCGTCGAGCTGGCAGTTTGTTAATTTCAGTTTTCCCACTTTACTGTGCGGGTGAAGCTCAGACgactgtggttgttttctgaTAGATTTTATGTTGCAATTACAACTGATCAGCAATGACAAGAAAGCTGTCGGTTTGAGTTATGCAGTTTTACCAACAGCAACATGACAAAGGTCAGATCATTTCCTCATATCTCTTctctcatgttttgtgttgctcTGCGGTGAAACATAAAAGAGCCACTGTCCACTTCCTGTGTCATGTAGTGTTTATGCTCAGAGAGATGAGTAACACTTATTGCGCCATGtattttcatgtctttgcatGCTGTTGTTGGTGCTGCCTCAGGTGACCCAGACAGAGCTGGAGAGGCTGAAGAGCAGCTACAGACAGGCTGTGAAAGACGCAGCCCATGCTAAGAGGAAGTACCAGGAGGCCAATAAAGGTGTGAATTCCAAGTGTCACCTACTTCCCCACACAGAATAAGTTTCACGTTGATGGCACAGTCtgcctgtttgtgctgtgtACAGTGTAAATCTTATCTTAATCTTATCTtaataaatctaaatcttaATCATATGTGTGTTTCCTCCATGATATGAAGCGTCCCTCTTCCCTTTCTGTGTGCAGATAAAGAGCGAGACAAAGCTAAAGAGCGCTACATAAAGGCTTCGCTGAAACTCCACGAGCTGCATAATGAGTATGTGCTGTCTGTGCGGGCAGCTCAAGTTTACCATCAGCACCACTACAGTCACATCCAGCCCTCCCTGCTCAGCGCACTGCAGACGCTGCAGCAGGAGATGGTGCTCATACTGTaagatcacacacactgcagttgtTCTATtcactctttttctgtttgcatttaGTGGACTATTTTCCATTCACTCACATTAAATATGAGGGAAGAATGCTGACCTCAAAAGCGCATTTTAATTAACTATACCACAGTTTGTACACGTTGTCTCTGATTAGATACAAATCAATTTCCCACAAACTGCtacaacatttttttgtttgtttgtttttttttactctcgGGCAgccatttgttttaattaatgcCCGAACAATACTTCGAACAATGTGCTGATTGTTGTTGCTTGAGAAAGCTAAGGCCGTACAGTGAATAAtaagctgtgtttgtttctcatcaGCATTATGTTAATAATACCTGCTCATGCATTGAGTAGTGACTGTTTTGACAGCTTTTCCTTGTTTGTGCGTTCAAGAAAACAAAGCCCAAATCACTACTTTCATAAGGTGTggagataaaaagagagaaataagcTGAACAGgttcatgttttaaatgtttgacaGCCAGATGTCAGATGTCAGATGTCCCAGTACGTTTGGACACTCTTTCATTACAACTGTAACAAGCAATAAAATGTTTATCCACTGCTTTTCTCAGCAAAGTCTCTCTAAGGAGATACTCACAACACTGATATGAAAATGACTATCAACCTGCAACTTTACCAACCTGGAAATTCTGATGTTGTGTTGTGAAAAAGGAAGGATGTAATGtagtgtgtgtggtttgaatAAGGCTAAAACTTAGATGATGTTGAAAATGTTCCTTGAAATCACAGAACAGGCTATCCTCTGACTGTTTTCTCTCGTTCTTTTTTTTGCCCTTCCTGACCTCTGAATCAGAAAGGAGATCCTGCAGGAGTATTTCGACATCTCCACTCTCCTCCATCATGAAGTGGTGCTGATCCACAGGGAGATGTCGTCTGCTCTAACGGCCATCGATCCTCACAGCGAGTATGAGAACTTCGTCCACCAGAACAGGTAGACTGAGGAAAAACTTTCCCCTCAGATGGCAGCGATGCATTCATGAAAGCTAACTGCAGAGCGATGACACTGtgggctgtgtgtttgtgttcggAGGTCTGTAGGGGAGATTCCTGCTTGTGCAGAGTTTGATTGCAGTCTTCTGGAAGACACTGAGCGGCTAAATCCCAGAGAGATTGAACTGAATGACCTCACGCTTGAGATAATCCAGCACAAGTgagaacaaacaacaaaatctcATCCAGATGACTGAACtctgatttttcctttttaatgtcTCAAATACTTCCTCCTCCTGaccctctctgttcctctcctttttcatcTGACTGTTTTGCATTAGTTACTTCCTCTTCTCACATTATTTCCCTGTCTCCTTCTCCCAGACTGACCACTgtagaggaggagctgctggactTGGCTCGGACTCTGGGCTCCCAGCAGACCTCGGTCGaacagctggagctggagctggaggaagaacaGGAGGGTGTCAAGAAGGGCCAGAGGTGAGCGGACCACAGACTCGAGTCAGAATCACTGATGGTCTGATGTTATACTCAGAGGTTATAGAGGAGGTTTAGAGACACACAGCATTTGTGGAGAACTTCATTTCGCTGAAGTTTGCCTCTGTTGGCAGTCCTTCCCATCGGGGGTGTTCAGCCCTTGTTGGGCACCAGCTAATAACCAGCATGTCCTCAGTGCCTGATAAATTATAATACAGCAATATGTTAAGCGTTATGAAGCTAGATTCCTTCATTTCTTCTGGTTGATGAGGCTGTCTGAAGGTGTTAGAGGTTCACAGTCCTGTGGGAGTGATCGAGCCATTAACAAGCTCCTGGGGGAGCAATTGTATGTTGGCCTGTACAAAACTGTTGGCGCTCCAAGTTGGCTTCAGAGTTTTAAGAAATAGTATGACGTTCTGAGAAATATACACTTATTCACCTCAGATGGCAGTTTGATgtgaagatcaataccactctggTGTATGTATGGTCAATGAAAGGCAACAGCCAGCAGGTTAACTTAGCTTATCACAAACACcgaaaactgcagaaaaaagcTAACCTGACGGTCTAAATGTACTATAACCTGCTtaccagcaaatgtttgcccTGGTGCCCTCTGAGAGGTTAATCCAGCCACGCACTGTCCATTCCTGTTCTGTTGAACCTTTTCAGAGGTCTTGTTCACCTTACTAGCAGGAATCCAGGCTCATAAAGGTTTACTGATCTTATTTGCTCAAAATCCAGCACAAAGGCTGACTAAGCTGTTGCTAGAGAGGCCTTCTTATTGATTGCTTTAGTCAATAGGAAGCATCTGCAAACCTATtctcacagacagatgttttattgatgtCTTTGGTCTTGTATTGTctatttgtgtcattttgtgttgtcttaCCGACTTGTGCAACCCTTTGTGTTGTCCATGCTGAAAAGGTCTTACACAAACTTAATTGACCTTCCCTGACCTTGTCCAGGGTCTACCAGTTCAGCAAGAGACATGCAATGGAGGAGTGCCGGCAGCAGGTTACTCTGTCTCTGGGCATGAGGGCCAAGCTGGACGTTCAGAGGCTTCTTCTGAAGGACAAACTGGAAAAGCTGGGCTCCAGAGAACCCCCCTCTGCTCTGAAGCTGGACCCAGACACCATCTCATGTTCTTCCAATGCAAGCAATGTATGCTGTCTCTTGCAACCTTTCCTTCCCTTGTCTTTTTTAAGCTCCTGTGATTATCAGTTCTGTCAGTCAAAAAAGTGGTTGAGAAGAAAGATGATCATGGACGGTTAGAGCTAGTTTTTGtttgaaacagagagaggcCGTGTTGGCTATAAACTCAGTGAAccaatctttctttctttattccaTCTCAACCTAAACACACAGAATGGCTTTCCAAGTCATCGCTCTGGAGGCAACAAGAACCTGAGTGTCAAGTCCTGGATATTAGTTATAAGTACCAAATCTAGACCAAGACGTTCGACCTCATGTCCTCATCTTCTGGAATTGCAAAGAGCAGCACGAGTGTGCTAACTTTACTGACATCCATCAATGACAGTAGGCTAATGCCAGACATTGCCActtgtttattgatttttacAGACAATTAGGCTAACAATTTCATTACCACACTGTCTTTGTAGTAATGAGCTCTTAGCTTACACAGGCCTAAGCCATGACTAGCTAAAGAACAATAATCCTGGCAAAATTAACAAAATCTGaaatttcatctgtttgtctgtctacAGCGTTctctcctgattggctgctgttaAGTTGATAGTAGAACTATTTAAGTACATCTGTTTGCAGAAAACATAAAGGACCAGTTTGATTTAAGGCGATCTTTTGGCAGAATATGGCtgaaatataatgtaatattcATAGGTATAAGAAAACAtaagaaaataagaatcatGTTTTGATATGTAGAGAGGGAGCGGGTGCTCTTCCACTCCGTCCTCACAACTTGTCACAAATGGATTTCTTTTGTTAGAGAGGTAACATAACATATGTACGTAACGTAATGTATGTACCTTAACGTATGTAAGTGAGTAAGTAGTCAGCAAAGTTTACCTTGAAAGTGTAACCCCACATTACGTATTTATTATCACCAACTTGACCGCAGAGCCCTGCGTGTTGAAAAATaagttgggagtgagaatgtgttggtctctacagtagcccagaatggacaattcaaacactgactccagagagtgcctttcatgttttcctgaATCTCACAGCCAGGTTCTCCTATATGCTTTGAAAAGGAGGGTGAAGTGAGGGGTGTTCAACTAAATTCagcacactggtcctttaaatttcaaattaagtggtttttttttttgtttgtttgtttttttaaataagtaaGTATTGAAAGAGTAACTGTAGGGAGATGAAAGAAATGAAGGCACAGAGGACACTTTATGCCAG contains:
- the fes gene encoding tyrosine-protein kinase Fes/Fps, which produces MGFGEDLWCPQAHAAVMRLLDSELHLMEVMKKWMGQRAKSEREFSVQLHHMTVIAEKLDRPQFGAGLDYISQLNKSWAVLVSQTDSLSQVMKKHSEDLLDGPISKLTLLIRDKQQLRKTYSEQWNLMKQEINKVTQTELERLKSSYRQAVKDAAHAKRKYQEANKDKERDKAKERYIKASLKLHELHNEYVLSVRAAQVYHQHHYSHIQPSLLSALQTLQQEMVLILKEILQEYFDISTLLHHEVVLIHREMSSALTAIDPHSEYENFVHQNRSVGEIPACAEFDCSLLEDTERLNPREIELNDLTLEIIQHKLTTVEEELLDLARTLGSQQTSVEQLELELEEEQEGVKKGQRVYQFSKRHAMEECRQQVTLSLGMRAKLDVQRLLLKDKLEKLGSREPPSALKLDPDTISCSSNASNDQSQTSSKLGMDGIISSLSGLFKPKWEVLPALTVVQEVDRPLGQQDWYHGAIPRLEVQQLLKNDGDFLVRKSQEKQGYVLSVQWEGACKHFLIQNTDNLYRLDGESFPSIPQLIHHLLSSRQHITKRSSIVLKNPVPKDKWVLEHDDIVLGHLIGRGNFGEVYNGHLRSDNTPVAVKSCKESLAPEHKKKFLMEARILKQYDHPNIVKLIGVCTQKQPIYIIMELIQGGDFLSFLRNESHRLTPKILVKMTENVAFGMEYLESKKCIHRDLAARNCLVADHNVVKISDFGMSRQQDDGVYSTEGGLKQIPVKWTAPEALNYGRYTTESDVWSFGVLLWETFSMGMTPYTSMNNQQTRDEVEKGYRMPAPHCCPMQISRIMSNCWQYDPKNRPSFKKLRTELSSIYKIL